From a single Nostoc sp. MS1 genomic region:
- a CDS encoding DUF58 domain-containing protein codes for MVPAKRVYLLLLLGLAIAPILSLLIGIFASITLTLLFDITVLVLMVIDSRRVRPLRVEIQRQLPPRLSIGRDNPVILRVTSAKTDAVIQIRDYYPSDFDVSIPVLQATIPLQGQEEIKYTVNPKQRGEFAWGNIQVRQLAPWGLAWDDWQIPQSLQVKVYPDLIGLRSLSIRLTLQSSGSMRQSRQLGIGTEFAELRNYRTGDDLRLIDWKATARRVGPPLVRVLEPEQEQTLIILLDRGRLMTARVQGLQRFDWGLNATLSLALAGLHRGDRVGVGVFDRLMHTWIAPERGQHHLSRLVDHLTPIQPVLLESDYLGAVTNVVQQQTRRALVVVITDLVDVTASTELLAALTRLAPRYLPFCVTLRDPQVDRLAHTFTEDVTQTYNRAVALDLLAQRQVAFAQLKQKGVLVLDAPANQITDQLVERYLQLKARNQL; via the coding sequence ATGGTTCCCGCTAAACGAGTTTATTTATTATTACTTTTAGGACTGGCGATCGCACCCATCCTATCATTGTTAATTGGTATTTTTGCGAGTATCACTCTAACTCTGCTATTTGATATCACCGTTTTAGTGTTGATGGTAATCGATAGTAGGCGAGTACGTCCCTTAAGGGTAGAAATTCAGCGTCAATTACCACCACGCTTATCTATTGGTCGGGATAACCCAGTGATATTAAGAGTTACATCAGCAAAGACTGACGCAGTAATTCAAATCCGCGATTATTATCCCAGTGATTTTGATGTATCTATCCCTGTACTACAAGCAACTATTCCCCTGCAAGGTCAGGAAGAAATAAAATATACAGTCAACCCAAAACAGCGTGGAGAATTTGCTTGGGGAAATATTCAAGTGCGACAGTTAGCGCCTTGGGGTTTAGCTTGGGATGATTGGCAGATTCCCCAAAGTTTACAGGTGAAAGTTTACCCTGATTTAATTGGGTTGCGATCGCTCTCGATTCGTTTGACGCTACAATCATCTGGCTCTATGCGACAATCACGACAGTTAGGCATTGGTACAGAGTTTGCCGAACTGCGAAACTATCGCACTGGTGATGATTTACGGCTAATTGATTGGAAGGCTACAGCCCGTCGTGTGGGGCCGCCATTGGTGCGGGTATTGGAACCAGAACAAGAACAAACACTGATTATTTTATTAGATCGCGGTCGGTTAATGACTGCTAGAGTCCAAGGTCTACAACGGTTTGATTGGGGCTTAAATGCTACATTATCATTAGCTCTAGCCGGATTACATCGTGGCGATCGCGTGGGAGTGGGTGTATTTGACCGTCTCATGCACACATGGATAGCACCAGAACGAGGTCAACATCATTTAAGTCGTCTAGTTGACCATCTCACACCCATTCAGCCAGTGCTATTAGAGTCAGATTACCTGGGCGCTGTGACAAATGTCGTACAACAGCAAACCCGCCGCGCCTTAGTGGTAGTAATTACCGATTTAGTGGATGTCACCGCTTCTACAGAACTCTTGGCTGCACTTACTCGACTAGCACCACGCTATCTGCCATTTTGCGTCACCTTGCGCGACCCGCAAGTAGACCGTTTAGCCCACACTTTTACAGAAGATGTCACCCAAACCTATAACCGTGCAGTAGCATTGGATTTATTGGCACAAAGACAAGTAGCTTTTGCCCAGTTAAAACAAAAGGGTGTTTTAGTCCTTGATGCACCAGCTAACCAAATTACCGACCAGTTGGTCGAACGATATTTACAACTCAAAGCGCGTAATCAACTTTAA
- a CDS encoding family 10 glycosylhydrolase: protein MSTEFLYHSIRVNTWLTKLLSLLKLFFVRLFRRSPRHSPLLPVLFALSFVTALLLQNLTPVTAQLTESPRQEIRGVWLTNNDFDILKDPAKVQETLTQLRQLNFNTIYPVVWNDGYTKYPSAITQRMGIPYFFKGTQGQDVIADIINQARSQGLVAIPWFEFGFMVPLTSELASQKPNWLTQKQDGTQTSISAAGEVAWLNPFHPEVQQFITDLVVEIITKYNADGIQFDDHMSLPVDFGYDKYTVNLYTQETGNPPPTNPQAQSWVKWRADKITAFMVRLNQAVKARKPNAIFAVSPNYYDFAYKLQLQDWINWVRLGVVDELAVQVYRNDLSSFITTISTPEITEAQQLIPTGIGIMTGLRNRPTSIQLIQAKVQAARERGLGAVFFYYESLWEFGPEPASQRQATFQALFTNPAWRDTSQFRPRKPSFNTVSFPLYSKGSVAQTNRGYFVELAVANGRPRRVLLDTGSAGLRVPKEFLGNAPINKTGQVVKHVLHDGTILEGEIVYANVQFGLISTEEPVPIQVVTSRRCTAQKPNCSAKSGKPFSGIIGVNYSEKSLPYNPLRKLPGNLSNGFIITGNRGDNNGNIIFGLTPQNSNGFNLTSLTPQPAMTGVPGNRWDSRINGVCVAIAQSSMNNTCNGRMVVDTGINTSFIEFKSASLMGKLKPGRLAPGNTLKVGIPRIFEYSVTPGNRNGFNLWNANLSPQIEQSLVVNSSIAFIDQYDVLYDSVNGKQGFRDRI from the coding sequence ATCCGAGTTAACACTTGGTTAACTAAGTTATTATCTTTACTCAAATTGTTTTTTGTTCGGTTATTTAGGCGATCGCCAAGGCATAGCCCATTGCTGCCAGTTCTATTTGCCTTATCATTTGTCACAGCACTTTTACTACAGAATCTTACTCCAGTAACCGCACAACTCACCGAGTCGCCACGCCAAGAGATTCGCGGAGTATGGCTGACGAATAATGACTTTGATATTCTCAAAGACCCCGCTAAAGTACAAGAAACCTTGACTCAATTGCGGCAGTTAAATTTCAACACTATTTATCCTGTGGTTTGGAATGATGGTTATACTAAGTATCCTAGTGCCATTACCCAACGTATGGGTATTCCTTATTTCTTCAAAGGTACACAAGGGCAAGATGTAATTGCAGACATCATCAATCAAGCTCGTAGTCAAGGTTTAGTGGCTATACCTTGGTTTGAGTTTGGTTTTATGGTTCCCCTAACTTCCGAACTAGCATCGCAAAAGCCCAATTGGCTGACGCAAAAACAGGATGGAACCCAAACATCAATTTCAGCTGCGGGTGAAGTAGCATGGCTAAATCCCTTCCACCCAGAAGTGCAGCAGTTTATTACCGACCTTGTGGTAGAAATTATTACCAAATACAACGCTGATGGGATTCAATTTGACGACCACATGAGTTTACCTGTTGATTTTGGGTATGACAAATACACTGTTAACTTGTACACTCAGGAAACTGGAAACCCACCGCCTACTAATCCTCAAGCTCAAAGTTGGGTAAAATGGCGTGCCGATAAAATCACAGCTTTTATGGTGAGACTAAACCAAGCTGTAAAAGCCAGAAAACCTAATGCAATTTTTGCAGTTTCACCTAATTACTATGACTTTGCATATAAACTGCAATTACAAGATTGGATTAATTGGGTGCGTTTGGGTGTTGTAGACGAGCTTGCAGTCCAGGTTTACCGCAATGATTTGTCCAGTTTTATTACAACAATTAGCACTCCAGAAATTACAGAAGCACAGCAATTAATACCTACTGGCATTGGTATTATGACAGGTTTGCGAAATCGTCCAACTTCAATACAGCTAATTCAGGCAAAAGTACAGGCGGCGAGAGAACGCGGTTTAGGTGCGGTTTTCTTTTATTACGAAAGCCTATGGGAGTTTGGGCCAGAACCTGCTTCACAACGACAGGCTACATTTCAAGCATTATTTACTAATCCTGCTTGGCGTGATACTTCTCAATTTCGACCCAGAAAACCTAGTTTTAATACTGTGTCCTTTCCTTTGTATTCTAAAGGTTCCGTTGCTCAAACAAATCGCGGTTATTTTGTCGAATTAGCAGTAGCCAACGGTCGTCCAAGGCGTGTGCTTCTGGATACGGGGTCTGCGGGATTGAGAGTTCCTAAAGAATTTTTAGGCAATGCTCCTATTAATAAAACTGGTCAAGTAGTCAAGCATGTATTACATGATGGGACTATTTTAGAAGGGGAAATAGTTTATGCTAATGTGCAGTTTGGTCTAATTTCTACTGAAGAACCTGTGCCGATACAAGTCGTCACTAGCCGCCGATGTACTGCCCAAAAACCTAATTGCTCTGCCAAAAGTGGAAAACCTTTCTCTGGTATTATCGGTGTTAATTATTCAGAAAAGTCGTTGCCTTATAATCCTTTAAGGAAATTACCTGGAAATTTAAGTAATGGATTTATCATTACAGGTAATCGTGGAGATAATAACGGGAATATAATTTTTGGTTTAACACCACAGAACAGTAATGGTTTTAATTTAACTTCTCTAACTCCACAGCCAGCAATGACTGGTGTTCCTGGTAATAGATGGGACTCTAGAATTAACGGAGTTTGTGTAGCGATCGCCCAGAGTAGCATGAATAATACTTGTAATGGCAGAATGGTTGTGGATACTGGCATAAACACCAGTTTTATTGAGTTTAAATCTGCCTCGCTGATGGGTAAGCTCAAACCCGGAAGGTTAGCCCCAGGAAATACTCTCAAGGTAGGGATTCCGCGTATTTTTGAATATAGTGTTACCCCAGGAAACCGCAACGGATTTAATCTATGGAATGCGAATCTTTCCCCACAAATAGAGCAATCTCTGGTTGTCAATAGTAGCATCGCCTTTATTGATCAGTACGATGTACTTTATGACTCAGTAAATGGCAAACAAGGTTTCCGCGATCGCATTTAA
- a CDS encoding AAA family ATPase yields the protein MSETYSIFLSLSEKLNRIIVGQSQLIQQLLIGLLSGGHVILEGVPGTGKTLLVKVLAQLIQAEFRRVQLTPDVLPSDITGTNIFDLNSRNFTLKKGPVFTEVLLADEINRTPPKTQAALLEAMEEMQVTLDGESLPLPDLFWVIATQNPLEFEGTYPLPEAQLDRFLFKLVVDYPDQAAEKQMLLNRQAGFAARRLDINNLQPIATVADILQARQAVKSIKVSEAIIDYLLALVRASRQYPDLALGASPRAAGSWLQTSQAVAWLAGRDFVTPDDVKALASPLLRHRLILKPEAMLDDLQMDGVIAAVVNQVPVPR from the coding sequence ATGAGTGAAACCTATTCCATCTTTCTTAGCCTAAGTGAAAAACTTAACCGAATCATCGTAGGGCAATCGCAACTGATACAGCAGCTACTGATAGGGTTATTGTCAGGTGGACATGTAATTTTAGAAGGAGTACCAGGAACAGGTAAAACGCTTTTGGTAAAAGTTTTAGCCCAGTTGATTCAAGCCGAGTTTCGTCGGGTGCAACTAACACCGGATGTTTTACCATCGGATATTACAGGAACAAACATTTTTGACTTAAACAGCCGTAATTTTACCTTGAAAAAAGGCCCTGTCTTCACCGAAGTCTTACTAGCAGACGAAATTAACCGAACTCCACCGAAGACACAAGCAGCTTTGCTAGAAGCAATGGAAGAAATGCAGGTAACTCTGGATGGGGAAAGTTTACCTTTGCCGGATTTATTTTGGGTCATCGCTACGCAAAACCCTTTGGAGTTTGAGGGTACTTACCCTTTGCCAGAAGCACAACTAGATAGATTTCTTTTTAAATTAGTAGTAGATTACCCCGACCAAGCGGCAGAAAAGCAAATGTTACTCAATCGTCAAGCTGGTTTTGCTGCACGACGTTTAGATATTAATAATCTGCAACCAATAGCAACAGTAGCAGATATTTTACAAGCAAGGCAGGCAGTCAAGTCTATCAAGGTATCCGAAGCTATCATTGATTATTTGTTAGCACTGGTGAGGGCTTCACGCCAATATCCTGATTTGGCTTTGGGTGCTTCACCCCGCGCGGCTGGTTCTTGGTTGCAAACTTCTCAAGCTGTAGCTTGGTTAGCAGGACGAGATTTTGTTACTCCAGATGATGTGAAAGCATTAGCCTCACCTTTATTACGTCATCGTTTGATTCTTAAGCCTGAAGCTATGTTAGATGATTTACAAATGGATGGGGTAATTGCGGCTGTAGTTAACCAAGTCCCTGTACCAAGGTAG
- a CDS encoding type II CAAX prenyl endopeptidase Rce1 family protein, which yields MAIMRGEIQQQWKFLKSKLRYRSIAAFSTLPNIQAWLTTLVILLLFTAIALSIGFYSHFLKFEFLPNSPVKIITIVTGCLFIPAILEELTFRVLLLPHLTENPTTSQQFLWGFASVVAFILYHPLEGLTVYPPGRQTSLNPVFLLLVGLLGITCNIIYYQSGSIWPSVFIHWVIVVMWLLFLGGYAQLTP from the coding sequence ATGGCTATTATGCGCGGGGAAATACAACAGCAATGGAAATTTCTCAAATCAAAACTAAGATATCGGTCAATAGCAGCTTTCTCTACGCTGCCTAATATCCAAGCTTGGTTAACGACATTAGTAATTTTATTGCTTTTTACTGCGATCGCCTTATCTATTGGTTTTTACAGTCATTTCCTCAAGTTTGAGTTTTTACCAAACTCACCAGTAAAAATTATTACGATTGTCACGGGTTGTCTTTTCATCCCTGCTATCCTGGAGGAGCTTACATTCCGGGTTTTACTACTGCCTCACTTAACAGAAAATCCTACAACTAGTCAACAATTTCTCTGGGGATTTGCTAGTGTAGTGGCTTTCATTCTTTACCATCCCCTTGAAGGTCTAACAGTTTATCCCCCAGGACGGCAAACTTCTCTAAATCCAGTTTTTTTATTATTGGTAGGACTTTTAGGAATTACTTGTAATATTATCTATTACCAAAGTGGTTCTATTTGGCCTTCCGTTTTTATTCACTGGGTAATTGTAGTAATGTGGTTACTCTTTCTGGGTGGTTACGCACAACTCACCCCATAA